In Candidatus Defluviibacterium haderslevense, the following are encoded in one genomic region:
- a CDS encoding gliding motility-associated C-terminal domain-containing protein, with protein sequence MLILWLFLEPSILIFGQSNEGTEFWFSFLEHRDRGNNRMCMISSKYNTSGYIELPSIGWRESFNILANTVYTVRVPKESEMIGSEIISTTGVKVVTDLPSSVYIHQFNEYRSDAALVLPINSLGNQYYAITYKGYENADDHYPSEFAIVAIENNTSIEVRVACNTKSGRLKGDLLQIVLNEGQSYQIQAARVTDDLTGSYLKSNKKIAVFSGNRWTQIPNGCGNRDNTLEQMYPIEVWGKEFVTVPAKNVTQDIFRVIASEDNTDITINVNSGTPILPFKLMKGEWREFSLNAVASYIQATNPIQIAQFLVGGECNGHNQIGDPSMVLLNSLEQYRDTVTIFNSTFQNITENYINIITQTKDTSDLLVDNLTISQLGYQFQTIGPNNEFSYVQLDVWSGPHTLISNGCGLIAIAYGYGFAESYAYGGGANFRPINALQLPDGACLGDTMIFKTGLPEKRYELMWNLGDGTQSNLYELKHKYLQQGSYNVELIIHDLCRNKIDTLRKLILVSLRRGLVAIGDGSFCENDSALLLANDIPGCIYQWIGPNQFKSNEQNPILKQLKTEDSGTYTVSSNYFGCLSYPEDIELTIHKNPIPLLGEDTFFCFDKGQMIISTEQFDTYLWQDGSQVSTFKVQREGIYSVQVGNSFGCLGSDTIVIEDKCPLSFFIPNVFSPNGDQINDYFVPKVYYGEIGLLEIYDRWGSQLFKSSNYSEGWDGSYNGKNVNPGVYIYVLTIKGYNEKGELINKVISGDLTLLR encoded by the coding sequence TTGCTAATATTGTGGCTTTTTCTTGAGCCATCCATTTTGATTTTTGGTCAGTCCAATGAAGGCACAGAATTTTGGTTTAGTTTTCTTGAACATCGGGACAGAGGCAATAATAGAATGTGCATGATCAGTTCTAAATACAATACTTCAGGTTATATTGAGCTTCCTTCGATAGGTTGGAGAGAGTCATTTAATATTTTGGCCAATACCGTATACACCGTTAGAGTTCCAAAAGAATCAGAAATGATAGGTTCTGAAATTATTTCTACTACGGGAGTAAAGGTAGTAACTGATCTCCCAAGTTCTGTTTACATCCATCAATTTAATGAATATAGATCCGATGCAGCTTTAGTTTTACCCATTAATTCTTTAGGCAATCAATATTATGCCATTACTTATAAAGGCTATGAAAATGCAGATGATCATTACCCTTCCGAATTTGCCATAGTAGCAATTGAAAATAATACTTCTATTGAAGTTCGGGTAGCTTGTAATACTAAAAGTGGTAGGTTAAAAGGAGACTTATTACAAATTGTGCTTAACGAAGGTCAAAGTTATCAGATCCAGGCAGCCCGAGTTACTGATGATCTTACAGGATCTTATTTAAAATCAAATAAAAAAATCGCAGTATTTAGTGGAAATAGATGGACTCAAATTCCTAATGGATGTGGGAACAGAGATAACACCTTAGAGCAAATGTATCCTATAGAGGTATGGGGTAAGGAATTTGTTACTGTTCCAGCGAAGAACGTCACACAAGATATTTTTAGAGTTATTGCCTCAGAAGATAATACGGATATAACTATAAATGTAAATTCAGGCACCCCTATTTTACCATTCAAACTTATGAAAGGAGAATGGAGAGAGTTTAGCTTAAATGCAGTAGCATCTTATATTCAAGCTACAAATCCAATACAGATAGCACAATTTTTAGTTGGTGGAGAATGCAACGGGCATAATCAAATTGGAGACCCTTCAATGGTGCTCTTAAATAGCCTTGAACAATATAGAGATACAGTCACAATTTTTAATTCTACTTTTCAAAATATAACAGAGAACTATATTAATATAATCACACAAACTAAAGACACTTCGGATCTTTTAGTAGATAATCTTACGATCAGCCAATTGGGTTATCAATTTCAAACTATAGGGCCAAATAATGAATTTTCTTATGTCCAGTTAGATGTTTGGTCCGGTCCCCATACTTTAATTTCAAATGGTTGCGGCTTAATTGCAATTGCCTATGGATATGGATTTGCAGAATCTTATGCTTATGGTGGTGGGGCAAATTTTAGACCCATCAATGCCTTACAATTGCCAGATGGTGCGTGTCTCGGAGATACAATGATATTTAAAACGGGATTACCAGAAAAACGGTATGAGCTTATGTGGAATTTAGGAGATGGGACTCAATCCAATTTGTATGAATTGAAACATAAATATCTACAACAAGGAAGTTATAATGTTGAATTGATAATTCATGATTTGTGTCGTAATAAAATAGATACGCTAAGAAAATTAATATTAGTCTCACTCAGAAGAGGTTTAGTAGCTATTGGAGATGGCTCTTTTTGTGAAAATGACAGTGCTTTGTTATTAGCGAATGATATCCCGGGTTGTATATATCAGTGGATTGGTCCAAATCAATTTAAATCTAATGAACAGAACCCGATTCTAAAACAATTGAAAACGGAAGATTCCGGTACTTATACTGTTTCAAGTAATTATTTTGGTTGTCTGAGTTATCCTGAAGATATTGAACTAACCATTCATAAAAATCCAATACCTTTATTGGGAGAAGATACGTTCTTTTGCTTTGATAAGGGCCAAATGATTATTTCGACAGAACAATTTGATACCTATTTGTGGCAAGATGGTTCTCAAGTGAGTACCTTTAAAGTACAGCGTGAAGGAATTTACTCAGTACAAGTAGGTAATTCATTCGGTTGTTTGGGTTCAGATACCATAGTCATTGAAGATAAATGTCCGCTTTCTTTTTTTATTCCAAACGTCTTTTCACCAAATGGTGATCAAATAAATGATTATTTTGTTCCTAAGGTCTACTATGGTGAAATTGGTTTATTAGAAATTTATGACCGTTGGGGATCTCAATTATTCAAAAGTTCCAATTATTCTGAAGGTTGGGATGGAAGTTATAATGGTAAAAATGTAAATCCGGGTGTTTATATTTATGTATTAACAATTAAGGGTTATAATGAAAAGGGTGAACTAATTAACAAAGTGATAAGCGGAGATCTGACTTTATTAAGGTAA
- a CDS encoding peptidylprolyl isomerase produces the protein MGLITSIRKRLWVVTILMALALLGFIVMDMSSGRSSWFFNNPDSVGKIAGESISWKDFQKTESVLYKNADVDIYGRKEYLWNQFLEKGVLKEEAKHIGFGVSESELTELEFGNNLSPIIERNFRDPNTGQILREQLNQFKDGYDALPQEAKDFWQVQQKEIIKERQFKKLENIIKNSLYMPDFMLARQHEESNTKITLISSMISYDQVNEKEVTITDEDVQKFVSKNPNKYKSEFDTRNIKYSIIDIFPTQEDSSNIRKILEDKVEAFKLATKDSIYVVSNLGKWDEAYKTKSEIKGVLNDSSFSIFDLNVGDVYGPYVEEGEYRLAKVLGKKVIPDSVKSRHILRQVKSREEYIAASKLLDSLKTLIETGKGKFDSLAMQFSQDGGSSIKGGDMGYYPKGAMVQQFNDITFYKGEKGKLYIIATQFGLHLVQITDQKFIKNEMGVHLGIISETIAPGDDITDSKLEEAQKLIEENSNLVNLEKVINEGGKYKLETAANILENGYQIKNFGENSSSAARDIIKWAFNKETKPGDVSLEVYSLQDPIKKFTNRYIIAGLSSINEKGIPKGEALLDLVREDVMKDVKFNKIVAAIGTVNDLTTQYGSYTAVIDTTKETTTNSGQLKTGYEYDLISQVAISEPNTFVGPIRGESGVYFAKLLEKKDPGKQNNVAMFRQFYKHPAVNTAMTYLMAALKKNYGVVDHRSKFF, from the coding sequence ATGGGATTAATTACGAGTATTAGAAAGCGACTTTGGGTCGTAACCATATTAATGGCCTTGGCTTTATTAGGGTTTATTGTTATGGATATGTCGTCAGGACGATCTTCTTGGTTTTTCAATAATCCTGATTCGGTTGGAAAAATTGCAGGTGAAAGCATCAGTTGGAAGGATTTTCAAAAAACAGAAAGCGTTTTATATAAAAACGCAGATGTAGACATTTATGGTCGTAAAGAATATCTCTGGAATCAATTTTTAGAGAAAGGGGTATTAAAAGAGGAAGCCAAACACATTGGATTTGGAGTTAGTGAATCTGAGTTAACCGAACTTGAATTTGGTAATAATTTATCTCCTATAATAGAGCGAAATTTTAGAGACCCCAATACAGGTCAAATTCTTAGAGAGCAATTAAATCAATTTAAGGATGGATATGATGCTTTACCTCAAGAGGCTAAAGACTTTTGGCAAGTTCAACAAAAGGAAATTATAAAGGAGCGCCAATTCAAAAAGCTCGAGAATATTATTAAAAATTCTCTTTATATGCCAGATTTTATGTTAGCCAGACAACATGAAGAAAGTAATACAAAGATTACTTTGATTTCAAGTATGATAAGCTATGATCAGGTTAATGAAAAAGAGGTTACTATTACGGATGAAGATGTCCAAAAATTTGTGTCCAAAAATCCAAATAAATATAAGAGTGAATTTGATACCAGAAATATTAAATACAGTATTATTGATATTTTTCCAACCCAAGAAGACTCATCTAACATTAGAAAAATATTAGAAGATAAAGTTGAGGCTTTTAAATTAGCAACAAAAGATTCCATTTATGTGGTTTCCAATCTTGGAAAATGGGACGAAGCATACAAAACTAAATCAGAAATAAAAGGAGTATTAAACGATTCATCATTTTCAATATTCGATCTCAATGTTGGAGATGTATATGGACCTTATGTTGAAGAAGGCGAATATCGTTTAGCTAAAGTCTTAGGTAAAAAAGTAATTCCAGATTCAGTAAAATCAAGACACATCCTTCGTCAAGTTAAATCCCGTGAAGAATATATAGCGGCTTCAAAATTATTAGATAGTTTAAAAACTTTAATCGAGACTGGTAAAGGTAAATTTGATTCTTTAGCAATGCAGTTCAGTCAAGATGGTGGTTCTAGTATAAAAGGTGGAGACATGGGTTATTACCCTAAAGGTGCTATGGTTCAACAGTTTAATGACATTACTTTTTATAAAGGAGAAAAAGGAAAACTATATATAATTGCGACCCAATTTGGTTTACACTTAGTTCAAATTACAGATCAGAAATTCATAAAAAATGAAATGGGTGTGCACCTGGGTATAATTTCAGAAACTATCGCTCCAGGTGATGATATCACGGATAGTAAATTGGAAGAAGCCCAAAAATTGATTGAGGAAAATAGTAATCTTGTTAATCTGGAAAAAGTGATCAATGAAGGTGGAAAATATAAATTAGAAACCGCAGCTAATATATTAGAGAATGGTTATCAAATTAAAAATTTTGGTGAAAACTCATCCAGCGCAGCAAGAGATATTATCAAATGGGCTTTTAATAAGGAAACCAAACCAGGTGATGTTTCTTTAGAAGTTTATTCATTGCAGGATCCTATCAAAAAGTTTACCAATAGATATATAATTGCTGGGTTATCGAGCATTAATGAAAAAGGCATTCCAAAAGGAGAAGCTCTTTTAGATTTAGTTCGTGAAGATGTAATGAAGGATGTAAAATTCAATAAAATAGTAGCAGCTATTGGAACAGTTAATGATTTGACCACTCAATATGGTTCCTATACAGCAGTCATTGATACGACTAAAGAGACCACAACAAATTCTGGACAATTAAAAACCGGCTATGAATATGATTTAATATCACAAGTAGCTATTTCAGAACCAAACACTTTTGTTGGTCCAATCCGTGGCGAGAGTGGGGTTTATTTTGCTAAATTACTTGAGAAAAAAGATCCAGGTAAACAAAACAATGTAGCCATGTTTAGACAGTTTTATAAACACCCGGCGGTAAATACTGCAATGACTTATTTAATGGCTGCTTTAAAGAAAAATTATGGAGTTGTAGATCACCGATCTAAATTCTTCTAA
- a CDS encoding toxin-antitoxin system YwqK family antitoxin: MFFTIDKHILFNILLLLVSLSCKNDKIIEIRSANGLLTTRITVNGDTLMGKNGLYEYFDTLGNLIESKMYHDNKLDGTRKIYEKGALYSIEQYVNDEFHGTYQVFYPNGQLKLEGNYVHNVLTGTLKTYYENQQIKEIVEMANNEENGPFVEFHISGTKKAEGTYLNGPNEHGLLQLFDSTGVLIRKMNCDHGICNTIWKRDSI; encoded by the coding sequence ATGTTTTTTACAATTGATAAACACATTTTATTTAATATACTCCTTTTACTAGTCTCATTATCATGTAAAAATGATAAGATCATCGAGATTCGAAGTGCAAATGGTCTTTTAACTACAAGAATTACAGTTAATGGAGATACTTTAATGGGCAAAAATGGCTTATATGAATATTTTGATACCTTAGGTAACCTTATAGAAAGTAAAATGTACCATGATAACAAATTGGATGGTACTCGAAAAATTTATGAAAAAGGTGCTTTGTATAGTATTGAACAATATGTCAATGATGAATTCCACGGTACTTATCAGGTTTTTTATCCAAATGGCCAATTAAAATTAGAGGGTAATTATGTGCATAATGTCCTTACTGGCACACTTAAAACATATTATGAAAATCAGCAAATAAAGGAAATTGTTGAAATGGCAAACAATGAAGAAAATGGACCTTTCGTTGAATTTCATATTTCTGGAACTAAAAAAGCTGAAGGAACATATTTAAATGGACCAAATGAACATGGGTTGCTTCAATTATTTGATTCCACTGGTGTTTTGATTCGTAAAATGAACTGTGATCATGGAATTTGTAATACCATTTGGAAAAGGGATTCAATTTAA
- the porQ gene encoding type IX secretion system protein PorQ, translating to MQLLFRMRFIKWTQMKMVAISFAIIFQVISHSLYGQTGGQSSFLFLNLSPSARNTALGSYAISWPGSDPTSAYLNPSLLNDKMNTAISFNHQFYFDGIDAGHVSYSQLIKKWNINAQAGIQYISSDKIVAADEIGNIYGTTDANELDFFVVGSRKFNDRITLGASLHYINSHLGLFSSNALATSISGLYFNPEKNYGLSLVLRNLGVVLDAYDIEKEKLPFTVELGFSKRLLHLPFIYYITAHHLETGNVRYDDPNLNSNSDIFGNVKEKSAFTKWTNNVLRHFSLGGEMLLGKKEQFNLRLGYNHLRKKDLSVADYTTFGGLSYGIGFKIYKFKIDYSYAKYHIAGGTNQFSITTSINSFLKNTKL from the coding sequence ATGCAACTACTTTTTAGAATGAGATTTATCAAATGGACACAAATGAAGATGGTTGCAATTAGCTTTGCTATTATTTTCCAAGTTATCAGCCACTCTTTGTATGGTCAAACGGGAGGTCAATCTAGCTTTTTATTTTTAAATTTATCACCTTCTGCTAGAAATACCGCTTTGGGATCTTATGCTATTAGCTGGCCGGGATCTGATCCAACTTCAGCATATTTAAATCCATCATTATTAAATGACAAAATGAACACGGCGATTAGTTTTAATCATCAGTTTTATTTTGATGGAATTGATGCTGGTCATGTTTCTTATTCTCAACTTATTAAAAAATGGAACATTAATGCTCAGGCTGGCATTCAATATATTTCCTCTGATAAAATAGTTGCTGCTGACGAAATTGGTAATATTTATGGGACTACGGATGCAAATGAACTGGACTTTTTTGTTGTTGGTTCTAGGAAATTTAATGACCGAATTACCCTTGGTGCAAGTTTACATTATATCAATAGTCATTTGGGTTTATTTTCATCTAATGCTTTAGCCACTTCTATTAGTGGTTTGTATTTCAATCCGGAAAAGAATTATGGTTTGAGTTTAGTTCTGAGAAATTTAGGTGTTGTTTTGGATGCCTATGATATAGAAAAAGAAAAATTGCCCTTCACTGTTGAACTTGGATTTTCAAAACGACTACTTCATTTACCTTTTATTTATTACATCACTGCTCATCATTTAGAGACAGGTAATGTGAGATATGATGATCCAAATTTAAATAGTAATTCAGATATTTTTGGCAATGTCAAAGAGAAAAGTGCTTTTACTAAATGGACGAATAATGTATTGCGACACTTTTCATTAGGTGGAGAAATGTTGTTAGGTAAAAAAGAACAGTTTAATTTAAGATTAGGGTATAATCATCTCAGAAAAAAAGATTTGAGTGTAGCTGACTATACAACCTTTGGGGGTTTGTCATATGGCATAGGATTTAAAATATATAAGTTTAAAATTGATTATTCATATGCTAAATATCACATCGCAGGAGGGACTAATCAATTTAGCATAACAACTTCAATTAATTCTTTTCTAAAAAATACTAAATTATAA
- a CDS encoding aminopeptidase P family protein, translated as MDINSKLEAIRSKMKINGIDAYIIGTADPHQSEYPPSFWAGRQWISGFDGSAGTVIISQDHAGLWTDSRYFQQAELQLAHTSFVLHKLQVQTQSEYIDWICNEFKAGQTVGVDFWCFSLNQIHQFDKLLSAKGIKFKDCGDLLMDIWTDRPPLSKTLIYEHDIKYAGQSRKEKIDLVRKEMARLNANISIVSALDEIGYILNLRGNDVHCNPVFVAYLVIQKEDSILFIDEQKLEPWLKNQLSVDRIFTQDYKQIVDYITKLDLKQKVLIDHSTLNAKLTLMLAKDSLISSESCIMRFKSIKNEIEISHIRRVMQKDGVALVKSFRWLEAKLAEQDYPTEYQFAMKIKEFRAEQEGYVNESFDAIIGYKGNGSIIHYRPEKDNCEIIKSEGVLLCDSGGQYLDGTTDITRTIALGPIDEEIKIQNTAVLMGHISLARLIFPVDTKGIQFDILARQHLWQLGLNYNHGTGHGVGFFMNVHEPPQGFVSVWNQRGSASFKAGMLTSNEPGYYQVGSYGIRIENLVLTIPHSKNEYGEFLQFESVSLFPIDVNMIHLPMLDKVSLQWLNTYHAKVFNDLSPWLNTEERNWLEEKCKPL; from the coding sequence ATGGACATAAACTCAAAACTAGAGGCTATTAGGTCTAAAATGAAAATCAACGGCATCGATGCCTATATTATAGGAACTGCTGACCCTCATCAAAGTGAATACCCTCCAAGTTTTTGGGCTGGACGCCAGTGGATCAGCGGTTTTGATGGTTCTGCAGGAACCGTAATCATCAGCCAAGATCATGCTGGACTATGGACTGATTCACGTTATTTTCAACAAGCCGAACTTCAATTAGCTCACACATCATTTGTGCTACATAAACTTCAAGTCCAAACCCAATCCGAATATATTGACTGGATTTGCAATGAATTTAAGGCTGGTCAGACCGTCGGGGTTGATTTTTGGTGTTTTTCATTAAACCAAATACATCAGTTTGACAAATTGTTATCTGCCAAAGGCATTAAATTTAAAGATTGTGGAGATCTGTTAATGGATATTTGGACAGATAGACCACCATTATCTAAAACTCTGATTTATGAACATGACATTAAATATGCTGGACAGTCAAGAAAAGAAAAAATAGATTTAGTTAGGAAAGAGATGGCCCGATTAAATGCCAACATATCAATAGTCTCTGCACTAGATGAAATTGGTTACATTCTTAACCTTCGTGGAAATGATGTTCATTGTAATCCTGTTTTTGTGGCTTATTTAGTTATTCAGAAAGAGGATAGTATCTTGTTTATTGACGAGCAAAAACTAGAACCTTGGTTAAAAAATCAACTTTCAGTAGATCGTATTTTTACTCAAGATTATAAACAAATAGTTGATTATATAACTAAGCTTGATTTAAAACAAAAGGTCTTAATAGACCACAGTACACTTAATGCTAAGTTAACCTTAATGTTAGCTAAAGATTCATTAATATCAAGTGAAAGCTGTATCATGCGATTTAAATCAATAAAAAACGAAATTGAAATAAGTCATATCCGGCGTGTAATGCAAAAAGACGGTGTAGCATTGGTGAAATCTTTTAGATGGTTGGAAGCTAAATTAGCAGAACAAGACTACCCGACGGAATACCAATTTGCTATGAAAATAAAAGAATTTCGTGCTGAACAAGAAGGATATGTTAATGAAAGTTTTGATGCTATTATTGGATACAAAGGAAACGGATCGATTATTCACTATCGACCTGAAAAAGATAATTGTGAAATAATAAAATCAGAAGGTGTCTTATTATGTGATTCAGGTGGACAATATCTTGATGGAACTACAGATATTACACGTACCATTGCACTTGGTCCTATTGATGAAGAAATAAAAATTCAAAATACTGCAGTTTTAATGGGTCATATTTCTTTGGCCCGATTAATTTTTCCAGTTGACACCAAAGGTATTCAATTTGATATTTTGGCCAGACAACATTTATGGCAATTAGGTCTCAATTACAATCATGGAACGGGCCACGGTGTAGGCTTCTTTATGAATGTACATGAACCTCCGCAGGGTTTTGTATCCGTTTGGAACCAAAGAGGAAGTGCTTCATTTAAAGCGGGCATGCTGACCTCTAATGAACCAGGGTATTATCAAGTAGGCTCTTATGGAATACGAATAGAAAACCTAGTTTTGACTATTCCTCATTCAAAGAATGAATATGGTGAATTTTTACAATTCGAATCTGTAAGTTTATTTCCCATCGATGTAAACATGATACATCTGCCAATGCTTGATAAAGTATCATTACAATGGCTTAATACTTACCATGCTAAAGTATTCAATGATCTTAGTCCTTGGCTTAATACAGAAGAAAGAAATTGGCTGGAAGAAAAATGCAAACCGTTATAA
- the rpoN gene encoding RNA polymerase factor sigma-54, translated as MLKQHLSQKLLQKLSPQQIQLMKLLQIPTAILDQRIQEELEQNPALEEGNESEEEVFDKLDIEDDSEANDDYIGDESDYDAKDQNEDKLNNEFDDYLNNYMDDDTASYKYKSDDYSGEQDEHKSLPFAVENTFHDHLERQIGLLNLKDEKQYKIALQIIGSIDDDGYLRRECVSIIDDLIFSQNIDTNEKEILSILYKIQSFDPPGVGARNLQECLLLQIKFKLKNEQRKSKIKILKLAENLLDKYFEEFTKKHYPKLQRALGLSEAQLKVAMDEILKLNPKPSSGYVDPLAYNSVAGHYIIPDFTVTNRDGELELSLNSKNAPDLRINDQYLDMLRTYKDNKKVGTNGKKEKETVMFIKQKIESAKWFIDAIRQRQDTLFRTMYAIMQFQREYFLTGDQKKIKPMILKDLADITSLDISTVSRVANSKFVQTEFGNKRLKDFFSESMQTEEGDEVSTLEVKKILSEMITGESKRKPYSDEKLKEMLLRKGYNIARRTIAKYREQLNIPVARLRRELV; from the coding sequence ATGTTAAAACAACATTTAAGCCAAAAGTTATTACAGAAGCTATCTCCCCAACAAATTCAGTTAATGAAATTGCTTCAAATCCCTACTGCTATTCTGGATCAGCGTATTCAGGAAGAACTGGAGCAAAATCCTGCCTTAGAAGAGGGTAACGAATCTGAAGAAGAAGTTTTTGACAAACTGGACATAGAAGATGATTCTGAAGCTAATGATGATTATATTGGAGATGAATCAGATTATGATGCAAAGGATCAAAACGAAGATAAGCTCAATAATGAATTTGATGATTACCTGAATAACTATATGGATGACGATACAGCATCATATAAGTATAAATCCGATGATTATAGTGGAGAACAAGACGAGCATAAAAGTTTACCTTTTGCGGTTGAGAATACATTTCATGATCACCTGGAACGGCAAATAGGCTTATTAAATTTGAAAGATGAAAAACAATATAAAATAGCCCTTCAAATTATCGGAAGTATTGACGATGATGGTTATTTAAGGCGTGAATGTGTCTCCATTATAGACGATTTAATTTTTTCTCAAAATATTGATACGAACGAAAAAGAAATATTATCCATTTTATACAAAATTCAATCTTTCGACCCACCAGGTGTTGGGGCGCGAAATTTACAAGAATGTTTATTGCTGCAAATAAAATTTAAACTGAAAAATGAACAGCGAAAATCTAAAATTAAAATCTTAAAATTAGCCGAAAATTTACTGGATAAGTATTTTGAAGAGTTTACAAAAAAGCATTACCCAAAATTACAGCGGGCATTAGGGTTGTCTGAGGCACAACTTAAAGTAGCAATGGATGAAATTTTAAAATTGAATCCAAAACCATCTTCAGGTTATGTCGATCCACTAGCTTATAATTCTGTTGCAGGTCATTATATTATACCAGATTTTACAGTTACCAATAGAGATGGAGAATTGGAGCTTTCATTAAACTCCAAGAATGCACCTGATTTAAGAATTAATGATCAATATCTTGATATGTTGAGAACATATAAGGATAATAAAAAAGTTGGAACTAATGGTAAGAAGGAGAAAGAAACGGTCATGTTTATTAAGCAGAAAATAGAAAGTGCCAAATGGTTTATTGATGCTATCAGACAACGTCAAGATACTTTATTTCGTACCATGTATGCAATCATGCAGTTTCAGCGGGAATATTTTTTGACTGGAGATCAGAAAAAAATAAAGCCCATGATATTAAAAGATCTTGCCGATATTACCAGTCTGGATATTTCTACAGTGTCGAGAGTTGCAAATAGCAAATTTGTTCAAACAGAATTTGGAAATAAGCGGTTAAAGGATTTCTTTTCTGAATCTATGCAAACCGAAGAAGGTGATGAAGTATCTACACTAGAAGTTAAAAAAATTCTTTCTGAAATGATAACGGGCGAAAGTAAACGCAAGCCCTATAGTGATGAAAAATTAAAAGAAATGTTGCTTAGGAAGGGTTATAATATTGCCAGACGTACTATAGCAAAATATCGAGAACAACTCAACATTCCTGTTGCGAGATTAAGAAGAGAATTAGTATAG
- a CDS encoding ComF family protein, protein MDIQKIKQLMQYGIESVLDLIYPNLCMGCERRCNNQKDLFCLSCQSKISPTNHYAHLINPFTEHFNGRINLYTGASLYYYVRGGLVHDILEQIKYRNREDLAYKFGQYYGMILSESPYYQNIDVIIPVPLHKKRQAQRGYNQCSLIAKGIAEALHCSISDQIIMRKINTLTQTDKSRIDRINNMEGVFHILNLTDIHQKNILIVDDVLTTGATLESCALELLKAKPATIRMATIAMGL, encoded by the coding sequence ATGGACATCCAGAAAATTAAACAATTGATGCAATATGGGATTGAATCTGTGTTAGATTTGATCTACCCTAATTTATGCATGGGTTGTGAAAGGAGATGTAACAATCAAAAAGATTTATTCTGTTTATCCTGTCAATCAAAAATTAGTCCTACCAATCATTATGCACATCTCATCAATCCATTTACTGAACATTTTAATGGGAGAATTAATTTATACACAGGTGCTAGTTTATATTATTATGTTCGAGGTGGTTTGGTTCATGATATCTTAGAACAAATTAAGTATAGGAATAGAGAAGATTTAGCTTACAAGTTTGGCCAATATTATGGAATGATTTTAAGTGAAAGTCCATATTATCAAAACATCGATGTTATTATTCCTGTTCCACTTCATAAAAAAAGGCAGGCTCAAAGAGGATATAATCAATGCAGCCTTATTGCAAAAGGTATCGCTGAAGCATTACATTGTAGTATTTCAGATCAAATAATAATGCGAAAAATAAATACACTAACTCAAACAGATAAAAGCAGGATAGATCGGATCAACAATATGGAAGGCGTATTTCATATTTTGAATTTAACTGACATTCATCAAAAAAACATTTTAATTGTAGATGATGTATTAACTACAGGCGCTACTCTTGAATCATGTGCATTGGAATTATTAAAAGCTAAACCTGCCACGATTCGCATGGCTACTATTGCTATGGGATTATAA